In Calothrix sp. PCC 7507, one DNA window encodes the following:
- a CDS encoding serine/threonine-protein kinase encodes MTTTLLNNRYQVIQVLGAGGFGETFLAEDTHMPSRRRCVIKQLKPVTNDPQTYQMIQQRFEREAATLEYLGKSSDQIPELYAYFSENGQFYLVQEWIHGETLREVVQAKGYETETTVRGMLLSLLSVLDYIHSKGIIHRDIKPDNIILRSSDSKPVLIDFGAVKETIRSVVSSAKYPTQSMVIGTPGYMPSEQALGRPVYATDIYSLGVTAIYLLTGKSPHELQTNQQTGEILWQDYAPQVSHNLAQVLNQAMKPLAGDRYTTASKMLYALQSSNHSSPHTVTLPPTIAKPTRQTEVLSSQPQIPANNWQKPAVVIGSVLIGSLFGAVAISSMTRQQQPEVPIAENSVPSPESLATNPTPLDTPVPSLPSPTPDTRTLPNLRVVPAPKVDPNPVIASTPQPENQPIPTETPTSPLASTPPPETASQPTPTPTPEIPPTPQNQPRKLATNRQSVPAFPTGTARNSVEATLGKPKKDLRGLWPNTRAITYRVVPNQIDLGYLFDRNSGTLRQTEASFASSVDQQVMQTTLDGMLGGQATAEIKQGLQQVQQRQSDNFQFTKGRVKGQIVRQNCDFIYISIWDADLHDFVNPSDAKQC; translated from the coding sequence ATGACAACAACTCTGCTAAACAATCGCTATCAAGTTATCCAAGTACTCGGTGCTGGTGGGTTTGGCGAAACCTTTCTCGCAGAAGATACTCATATGCCTTCTCGCCGTCGGTGTGTGATCAAGCAACTCAAACCCGTAACTAATGACCCTCAAACCTATCAAATGATTCAACAGCGGTTTGAGAGGGAAGCGGCGACTTTGGAGTATCTCGGTAAAAGTAGCGACCAAATCCCTGAACTCTATGCCTACTTTTCAGAAAATGGGCAGTTTTACCTAGTTCAGGAATGGATTCACGGTGAAACCTTGCGAGAAGTTGTCCAAGCTAAAGGATACGAGACTGAAACTACGGTTCGAGGGATGCTCTTAAGTCTGTTGTCCGTTTTGGATTATATCCACAGCAAGGGTATCATTCATCGAGACATTAAACCTGATAACATCATTCTCCGTTCCTCTGATAGCAAACCAGTGTTAATTGATTTTGGTGCTGTCAAAGAAACCATTCGTTCAGTGGTCAGTTCTGCAAAATATCCCACACAATCAATGGTGATTGGGACACCTGGCTATATGCCCAGTGAACAAGCCCTAGGAAGGCCAGTCTACGCCACAGATATCTACAGCTTGGGTGTGACGGCTATTTATTTGCTAACTGGTAAATCACCCCACGAACTACAAACTAACCAGCAAACAGGGGAAATACTTTGGCAAGATTACGCCCCGCAAGTATCACATAATTTAGCCCAGGTACTCAATCAGGCTATGAAACCTCTTGCAGGCGATCGCTACACCACAGCCAGCAAAATGCTGTATGCCTTGCAATCTAGCAATCACAGTTCTCCTCACACTGTCACCCTACCTCCCACGATCGCTAAACCGACCCGACAAACCGAAGTATTATCTTCTCAGCCCCAAATTCCTGCAAATAATTGGCAAAAGCCCGCCGTGGTTATCGGTAGCGTACTCATAGGTAGCTTGTTTGGTGCAGTAGCGATTTCTAGCATGACTCGCCAGCAACAGCCGGAGGTCCCAATTGCCGAAAATTCCGTACCCTCCCCAGAATCCCTAGCTACCAATCCCACACCCCTCGATACGCCAGTTCCTTCCTTACCTTCTCCCACTCCGGATACACGCACTTTACCAAACCTGCGAGTAGTTCCTGCACCTAAAGTAGACCCCAATCCCGTCATCGCATCCACACCACAGCCAGAAAACCAACCCATACCGACTGAGACGCCCACATCCCCATTAGCATCAACTCCACCGCCAGAAACAGCGAGTCAGCCAACGCCAACTCCCACGCCAGAAATACCCCCAACACCACAAAATCAGCCTCGTAAATTAGCTACCAACAGACAAAGCGTTCCCGCATTTCCTACAGGTACAGCTAGAAACAGTGTCGAAGCCACTCTTGGCAAGCCCAAAAAAGATTTAAGAGGACTGTGGCCGAATACCCGCGCCATCACCTATAGGGTAGTCCCAAACCAAATTGACCTAGGCTACTTATTTGATCGTAATTCTGGAACACTACGCCAAACTGAAGCATCTTTTGCCTCATCAGTAGACCAGCAGGTAATGCAGACTACTTTAGACGGGATGTTAGGAGGTCAAGCAACTGCAGAGATCAAGCAGGGACTCCAACAAGTGCAACAGCGTCAGTCTGATAATTTTCAGTTTACAAAAGGCCGAGTCAAAGGTCAGATTGTGCGCCAAAACTGTGATTTCATCTATATTAGTATTTGGGATGCAGATTTACATGATTTTGTCAATCCATCAGACGCTAAACAATGCTAA
- a CDS encoding Uma2 family endonuclease, whose protein sequence is MTQAYVETKLYNFDEFISWYPENSAVRYELHDGVIIEMPKPKGKHSTLTGSLIEQLLIIIRQSSFGGLWTIPRESIVKTKWEKSGYEPDIIILNKEVLGDETRWESESIIQNPNSVKLIVEVVSTNWRDDYYNKVRDYEEMGIEEYWILDYAALGARKFIGNPKQATIFVCNLVDGEYQMTTFTGNTTIVSPTFPQFNLTAQQIFDLAS, encoded by the coding sequence ATGACTCAAGCCTATGTCGAAACCAAACTGTACAACTTCGATGAATTTATCAGCTGGTATCCCGAAAACTCGGCAGTTCGATACGAACTGCATGATGGAGTAATTATCGAAATGCCCAAGCCCAAGGGGAAACATTCAACTCTAACAGGTTCCCTAATCGAGCAATTATTGATAATTATCAGACAGAGTAGCTTTGGCGGTCTCTGGACTATTCCCAGGGAATCGATCGTCAAAACCAAATGGGAAAAATCAGGTTATGAGCCGGATATCATTATATTAAACAAAGAAGTTCTTGGGGACGAAACCCGGTGGGAAAGCGAATCGATTATTCAAAATCCTAATTCAGTCAAATTAATTGTCGAGGTGGTTTCAACTAATTGGCGTGATGATTACTACAATAAAGTTCGAGATTATGAAGAGATGGGGATCGAGGAATATTGGATTCTCGATTATGCAGCACTGGGGGCGAGAAAGTTCATCGGGAACCCCAAGCAAGCCACAATTTTTGTTTGTAACTTGGTTGATGGAGAATATCAGATGACGACCTTTACGGGAAACACAACCATTGTTTCCCCGACCTTTCCCCAATTCAACTTAACCGCACAGCAGATTTTCGATTTGGCTTCTTAA
- the tnpA gene encoding IS200/IS605 family transposase, whose protein sequence is MKNDFVSQGRSVSDLKAHLVLTTKYRRKAITGEMLSRLHVILEDLLLKWDCKLVEFSGESDHVHLLFQYHPDLQLSKLVGNIKSTTSRRLRQEFSTHLSRFYTKDVFWNGSYFIASCGGVTISSLKQYIEAQDKPESGDSSSTPCPVNPAD, encoded by the coding sequence GTGAAAAATGATTTTGTATCACAAGGGAGGTCTGTCAGTGACCTCAAAGCTCACCTAGTCTTAACAACAAAATATCGTCGCAAAGCTATCACAGGGGAAATGTTGAGTCGATTACATGTCATCCTTGAAGATTTGTTACTCAAGTGGGACTGCAAGCTTGTAGAGTTTAGTGGCGAATCAGACCACGTACACCTGTTATTTCAATATCATCCTGACTTACAATTAAGTAAGCTGGTGGGTAATATCAAATCAACTACTTCCCGCAGACTCAGACAAGAATTTTCAACCCACCTGAGTCGTTTCTACACCAAAGATGTCTTTTGGAATGGGTCATACTTCATTGCTAGTTGTGGTGGCGTAACTATCTCATCTTTAAAACAATATATTGAAGCGCAAGACAAACCTGAAAGTGGCGACTCCTCATCGACCCCCTGTCCTGTTAATCCTGCGGATTAA
- a CDS encoding RNA-guided endonuclease TnpB family protein, giving the protein MLLNYQYRAYPDTNQKLELNYWLRICQYWYNKQLGDRFDWWENNRNNINACPLICPLPQLRDNPNFYSQKKQLPIIKEDLIKVVHSGELLDFSRVPSQTLQDVCKRVDLAFGRFIKGDGNGNRSGKPRFKNAARYRTLKIEGQAITIERVEKDWLFASFSKLNGWVKVRLHRPLPEGLTLKNALLTLKADGWYLTICLEDPNVPEFTPDEIVPTWRNTIGLDAVLHEDDYLATSENTKLPALKSFRKSEQRLAKVSRRKAIKKKGSRPRRKLAKREAREHQRIARARKDHAFKTAHTLVRTGKKVFVHEDLNLKALSKRNKAKQDEDGSYLPNGQSAKSGLNKSWNDAAFGQFFTILEYIVSKTGARTIAVKPAYTSQLLAYRDNFVFTDCSIREYWDEIESLWVDRDINAGINIKRVGLGLFPTIKRRRGNLVVTESTTNSTSKEVLETLKMCQKPTATRRAL; this is encoded by the coding sequence TTGTTGCTTAACTATCAGTATCGAGCTTATCCAGATACCAATCAAAAGCTAGAACTTAATTATTGGTTGCGAATATGCCAGTACTGGTACAACAAGCAACTAGGGGATAGGTTTGATTGGTGGGAAAATAACCGCAACAATATCAACGCCTGTCCTTTAATTTGCCCATTACCTCAGTTAAGGGATAATCCTAATTTTTACTCTCAGAAAAAACAGCTACCAATTATCAAAGAAGATTTGATAAAAGTTGTTCATTCTGGGGAGTTACTAGATTTTTCTCGTGTACCCTCCCAAACATTACAAGATGTTTGCAAACGAGTAGACTTGGCTTTTGGGCGTTTTATCAAGGGGGATGGTAACGGCAATCGTAGTGGTAAGCCACGATTTAAGAATGCTGCTCGGTATCGCACCCTGAAAATAGAAGGTCAAGCTATAACCATAGAGCGTGTAGAAAAAGACTGGTTATTTGCATCTTTCTCTAAACTTAATGGGTGGGTAAAAGTACGACTACATAGACCATTGCCTGAAGGGCTGACGCTCAAAAATGCATTGCTTACCTTAAAAGCTGATGGGTGGTATTTAACTATTTGCCTAGAAGACCCAAATGTACCGGAGTTCACGCCTGACGAAATAGTGCCAACGTGGAGAAACACAATTGGATTGGATGCGGTACTGCATGAAGATGATTATCTTGCTACTAGCGAAAATACCAAACTTCCTGCACTGAAATCGTTCAGAAAATCTGAACAACGTCTCGCTAAAGTTTCGCGTCGTAAAGCTATCAAAAAGAAAGGCAGTAGACCAAGACGTAAACTAGCAAAACGAGAAGCACGGGAACATCAGCGCATAGCCAGAGCAAGGAAAGACCACGCTTTTAAAACTGCCCATACTCTTGTAAGAACTGGTAAAAAAGTTTTTGTACACGAAGATTTAAATCTAAAAGCTTTATCGAAAAGGAACAAAGCTAAACAAGATGAAGATGGTAGTTACCTTCCAAATGGTCAATCAGCTAAATCTGGATTAAATAAATCTTGGAATGACGCTGCATTCGGGCAATTTTTCACAATCCTAGAATACATAGTTTCAAAAACTGGGGCTAGGACGATAGCAGTTAAACCTGCATATACATCTCAGCTACTCGCATATCGTGATAATTTTGTCTTCACTGATTGCAGTATTCGTGAATATTGGGATGAAATCGAATCGCTTTGGGTTGACAGAGATATTAATGCTGGAATCAACATAAAGCGTGTGGGGCTGGGACTGTTCCCCACAATAAAACGCCGTAGAGGGAATCTGGTAGTAACTGAATCTACTACCAATAGTACCTCGAAGGAAGTTCTGGAAACATTAAAAATGTGCCAGAAGCCTACAGCGACTCGTAGAGCGCTGTAG
- the rplL gene encoding 50S ribosomal protein L7/L12 encodes MSAATDQILEQLKSLSLLEASELVKQIEEAFGVSAAAPVGVAIAGPAAAVAAEEVVEQTEFDVILESVPADKKIAVLKIVRELTGLGLKEAKDMVEAAPKAIKEGVAKDAAEDAKKRIEEAGGKVAIK; translated from the coding sequence ATGTCTGCTGCAACCGATCAAATTTTAGAACAACTTAAATCCTTATCTTTGTTGGAAGCTTCCGAATTAGTTAAGCAAATTGAAGAAGCCTTTGGTGTGAGTGCTGCTGCTCCTGTTGGCGTAGCGATCGCTGGGCCTGCTGCTGCTGTCGCGGCTGAAGAAGTTGTTGAACAAACCGAGTTTGATGTGATTCTGGAATCAGTCCCAGCTGATAAGAAAATTGCCGTGCTGAAGATTGTCCGGGAATTGACCGGTCTGGGTCTGAAAGAAGCTAAGGATATGGTGGAAGCTGCACCCAAGGCTATTAAGGAAGGTGTTGCTAAGGATGCTGCTGAAGATGCTAAGAAGCGGATCGAAGAAGCTGGCGGTAAGGTGGCTATTAAGTAG
- the rplJ gene encoding 50S ribosomal protein L10: MGRTLENKKEIVADLKETLSESTLALVIEYQGLTVAEISDLRRRLRPSGTVCKVTKNTLMGIAIQDDEKWQPLSELLQGSSAFLLVKEDFSSAIKAYQEFQKVTKKTELRGGVLEGKLLKEPDVKILGDLPSKEQLIAQIAGAINALATKIAVGINEVPGSLARSLQAVADKESGDSTESAGE; encoded by the coding sequence ATGGGTAGAACACTAGAAAACAAGAAAGAGATAGTAGCTGACCTCAAAGAAACTTTGAGTGAGTCAACTCTAGCACTGGTAATTGAATACCAAGGGCTAACAGTTGCCGAAATCTCAGACTTAAGACGGCGACTACGTCCGAGTGGCACTGTTTGCAAGGTGACAAAAAACACCTTGATGGGCATTGCCATCCAAGATGATGAAAAATGGCAGCCACTGTCAGAATTGCTTCAAGGTTCTTCAGCCTTTTTGCTGGTCAAAGAAGATTTCTCATCAGCAATTAAGGCTTATCAAGAATTCCAGAAAGTCACCAAGAAGACAGAACTTCGCGGTGGTGTCTTGGAAGGAAAGCTACTCAAAGAGCCAGATGTCAAGATCCTAGGAGACTTGCCATCGAAGGAACAACTCATCGCTCAAATTGCTGGAGCAATCAACGCTTTGGCTACGAAGATTGCTGTGGGTATCAACGAAGTTCCTGGTTCACTGGCGCGGTCTTTGCAAGCAGTGGCCGATAAAGAGTCAGGAGATAGCACCGAAAGTGCTGGTGAGTAA
- the rplA gene encoding 50S ribosomal protein L1, with the protein MAKKVSRRLRELQAKVEDRDYGPIEALELLQATATAKFPEAAEAHIRLGIDPKYTDQQLRTTVALPKGTGQIIRVAVIARGEKVNEASNAGADIAGSEELIDEIQKGRMDFDKLIATPDVMPQVAKLGKLLGPRGLMPSPKGGTVTFDLAGAIAEFKAGKLEFRADRTGIVHVMFGKAAFAPEDLLINLKALQETIDRNRPAGAKGRYWRTVYVSATMGPAIKVDISALRDLKLTEAS; encoded by the coding sequence ATGGCAAAAAAAGTATCACGGCGCTTGCGGGAACTGCAAGCCAAGGTAGAAGATAGGGACTACGGTCCGATAGAGGCTTTGGAGCTTTTGCAAGCGACAGCAACAGCCAAATTCCCAGAAGCCGCGGAAGCACACATCCGGTTGGGAATTGACCCCAAGTATACAGATCAACAGTTGCGGACAACGGTAGCACTGCCCAAAGGTACAGGACAAATTATCAGGGTGGCGGTGATTGCCAGAGGTGAGAAAGTCAATGAAGCCAGCAACGCTGGTGCTGACATTGCTGGCTCAGAAGAATTGATTGATGAAATCCAAAAGGGTAGAATGGATTTTGACAAGCTAATTGCTACCCCAGATGTGATGCCACAGGTGGCAAAGCTGGGTAAATTGCTTGGTCCACGTGGTTTGATGCCATCGCCCAAAGGTGGGACAGTGACATTTGACTTAGCAGGTGCGATCGCAGAATTCAAAGCTGGTAAACTAGAATTTCGTGCTGACCGCACAGGCATAGTCCATGTTATGTTTGGTAAGGCAGCCTTCGCGCCAGAAGATTTGTTAATCAACCTGAAGGCGTTGCAAGAAACAATCGACCGTAACCGTCCTGCAGGCGCAAAGGGTCGTTATTGGCGCACAGTTTATGTGTCTGCCACAATGGGGCCAGCGATTAAAGTCGATATCAGCGCCCTACGGGATTTGAAACTGACCGAAGCATCATGA
- the rplK gene encoding 50S ribosomal protein L11, with the protein MAKKVVAVIKLALNAGKANPAPPVGPALGQHGVNIMMFCKEYNAKTADQAGMVIPVEISVFEDRSFTFVLKTPPASVLIRKAAKIERGSNEPNKKKVGKITRAQLQEIAQTKLPDLNANDIEAAMKIVEGTAKNMGVTIAD; encoded by the coding sequence ATGGCGAAGAAAGTCGTAGCGGTCATTAAACTGGCCCTGAATGCTGGAAAAGCCAATCCAGCACCACCCGTGGGTCCCGCATTGGGTCAACACGGCGTTAACATCATGATGTTCTGCAAAGAGTACAACGCCAAAACAGCAGACCAAGCTGGGATGGTGATACCTGTAGAAATATCGGTTTTTGAAGACCGGAGTTTTACATTCGTACTTAAAACGCCACCAGCATCAGTACTGATTCGCAAGGCAGCAAAAATCGAGCGCGGATCTAATGAACCTAACAAAAAGAAAGTTGGGAAAATTACCAGAGCGCAATTGCAGGAAATTGCTCAAACTAAACTGCCCGATCTCAACGCCAATGACATAGAAGCGGCGATGAAGATTGTCGAAGGTACTGCCAAGAATATGGGCGTTACTATTGCGGATTAG
- the nusG gene encoding transcription termination/antitermination protein NusG, whose amino-acid sequence MTFATDEPRNSTLQSEEAAETALLEARWYAVQVASGCEKRVKTNLEQRIQTFDVAEKIVQVEIPHTPAVKIRKDGSRQHTEEKVFPGYVLVRMILDDDTWQVVRNTSHVINFVGAEQKRGSGKGRGHVKPLPLGHSEVERIFKQTSEQEPVVKIDMATGDKIIVLSGPFKDFEGEVIEVSPERSKLKALLSIFGRDTPVELEFNQVEKQS is encoded by the coding sequence ATGACTTTTGCAACAGACGAACCGCGTAACTCAACTTTGCAGTCAGAGGAAGCCGCAGAGACAGCGCTTCTTGAGGCCCGCTGGTATGCGGTGCAGGTAGCCTCAGGCTGTGAAAAGCGTGTGAAGACAAACCTAGAGCAGCGCATCCAAACCTTTGATGTGGCTGAGAAGATTGTCCAGGTGGAAATTCCCCACACGCCGGCAGTTAAAATCCGTAAAGATGGTAGCCGCCAGCATACAGAGGAAAAGGTGTTCCCTGGATATGTACTAGTACGGATGATTTTGGATGATGACACCTGGCAGGTGGTACGAAACACCTCTCATGTGATTAATTTTGTAGGAGCAGAGCAAAAACGTGGTAGCGGCAAGGGTCGAGGTCACGTCAAGCCATTGCCCCTAGGTCATTCAGAAGTAGAACGCATATTCAAACAGACCAGCGAACAAGAGCCAGTTGTCAAAATTGACATGGCTACTGGTGATAAGATAATTGTGCTTTCTGGTCCGTTTAAAGACTTTGAAGGTGAGGTGATAGAAGTTTCTCCAGAGCGGAGTAAACTCAAAGCCTTGCTATCAATTTTTGGGCGAGATACACCAGTAGAGTTGGAATTTAATCAGGTAGAGAAACAGAGCTAA
- the secE gene encoding preprotein translocase subunit SecE — MAKKNEAEIPENSNGFSLTNFFQGTKEELEKVVWPSRKQLVSESAAVLLMVTLSASLIYLVDGLFAWAAKQVF; from the coding sequence GTGGCCAAAAAAAATGAAGCGGAAATCCCAGAAAACTCAAATGGGTTTAGCTTGACCAACTTCTTCCAGGGAACCAAAGAAGAACTTGAGAAAGTAGTTTGGCCGAGTCGTAAGCAATTAGTGAGCGAATCAGCAGCCGTGTTGTTAATGGTGACACTCTCCGCATCTTTGATATATTTGGTCGATGGATTGTTTGCTTGGGCAGCAAAACAGGTGTTCTGA
- the rplS gene encoding 50S ribosomal protein L19 has translation MNAQEIIRSIEAEQLKSNLPLIYVGDTVKVGVKIKEGEKFRVQPYEGVVIAKRNGGINETITVRKVFQGVGVERVFLLHSPRIDSIKVLRRGKVRRAKLYYLRQRIGKATRIKQRFDRPL, from the coding sequence ATGAACGCTCAAGAAATCATCCGCTCTATTGAAGCGGAACAACTAAAATCGAATCTGCCGCTCATTTATGTCGGCGATACAGTGAAAGTCGGTGTCAAAATTAAGGAAGGCGAAAAATTCCGCGTACAGCCCTATGAAGGCGTAGTGATTGCTAAACGTAATGGCGGCATTAACGAAACAATCACAGTCCGGAAGGTATTTCAAGGTGTCGGTGTAGAACGAGTATTTCTCCTACATTCTCCTCGGATTGACAGCATCAAAGTGTTGCGCCGTGGTAAAGTACGTCGTGCTAAACTCTACTATCTCCGTCAGCGCATTGGCAAAGCGACTCGGATCAAACAACGCTTCGACCGTCCTTTGTAA
- a CDS encoding glycosyltransferase family 2 protein has translation MKFSVVITTYNRLSLLRRAIDSALNQTMKCEVVVADDCSSDETENYVKSLGKGIVYHRNHVNKGHAATVNAGVERASGDWIKFLDDDDYLAPNCLEEMSRAIALHPSSVICSCIAAQVDSNEVELSRTPQCGPGLAFYIPQADIHYGMLLELVPFGTPVQVACHRESFLQTGGWNSELDANCDDIDSWIRIAQFGDAIFLNQCLAYRTIWTGAYNQKFSLSERLATNIFMKEKIYALVDQKHLSRMPTLASTRKYLKLHWCLVALKHGKIKSFLVMLFPSIISPIAWWLLLIAFLSRRINKSNTCINKFVLIES, from the coding sequence ATGAAATTTAGTGTCGTCATTACTACCTATAATCGCCTAAGCTTGCTGCGACGAGCAATTGACTCTGCGCTCAACCAGACAATGAAGTGTGAAGTTGTGGTTGCTGATGACTGTTCGTCTGATGAAACCGAAAACTATGTCAAAAGTTTGGGTAAAGGCATTGTTTATCATCGCAATCATGTTAACAAGGGTCATGCGGCTACAGTCAATGCTGGAGTGGAAAGGGCCAGCGGTGATTGGATTAAGTTTTTAGATGATGATGATTATCTAGCACCAAACTGTTTAGAAGAGATGTCTAGGGCGATCGCACTTCATCCTAGTTCTGTTATCTGTTCATGCATTGCAGCTCAGGTAGATAGTAATGAAGTAGAACTCAGTCGCACTCCACAATGTGGGCCGGGGTTGGCTTTTTATATCCCCCAAGCAGATATTCACTACGGTATGCTTTTAGAGCTTGTACCTTTTGGTACGCCTGTGCAAGTAGCTTGTCACCGAGAAAGTTTCTTGCAAACTGGTGGTTGGAACTCGGAACTTGATGCTAACTGTGATGATATTGATTCTTGGATTCGCATTGCTCAATTTGGTGATGCAATCTTCCTTAATCAGTGCCTTGCTTATCGCACAATTTGGACTGGTGCTTATAATCAAAAGTTTTCTTTGTCTGAGCGCCTAGCTACAAATATTTTTATGAAGGAGAAAATTTACGCATTGGTTGACCAAAAGCACTTGTCTCGAATGCCTACCCTTGCTAGTACCAGAAAATACTTAAAACTTCACTGGTGCTTAGTAGCTTTAAAGCATGGGAAAATCAAAAGTTTTTTGGTGATGCTATTCCCCAGCATTATTTCTCCCATCGCTTGGTGGCTTTTGCTGATTGCTTTTTTATCCCGCCGAATTAATAAATCTAATACTTGTATCAACAAATTTGTTTTGATTGAGTCTTGA
- a CDS encoding XisH family protein produces the protein MARDIFHQQVKTALIKDGWIITHDPLTIRVSEAVKLQIDLAAENAIAAERDTEKIAVEIKSFVGDSDISAFHTALGQYLNYCQALEEQEPDRIVYLAIPDETYQDFFQLAFIQRALKRYQVNLMTYDPNQEEILQWIK, from the coding sequence ATGGCTAGAGATATTTTCCATCAACAAGTTAAAACAGCTTTAATTAAAGATGGATGGATTATCACCCATGACCCTCTAACAATTCGTGTCAGCGAAGCAGTGAAATTACAAATTGATTTGGCAGCAGAAAATGCTATAGCAGCCGAACGCGACACTGAAAAAATTGCCGTTGAAATCAAAAGCTTTGTTGGAGACTCTGATATCAGTGCCTTCCATACTGCACTTGGTCAATATCTCAATTATTGCCAAGCACTGGAGGAGCAAGAACCAGATCGCATTGTCTACTTAGCCATTCCCGATGAAACCTATCAAGATTTTTTTCAGCTTGCCTTTATCCAACGTGCCCTTAAGCGTTATCAAGTCAATTTGATGACTTACGATCCTAATCAGGAGGAAATACTGCAATGGATAAAGTAG
- a CDS encoding XisI protein, which translates to MDKVEHYRQFVKQILTEHAQISATTDTVKTELIFDTEHDHYQLAYVGWQGNKRVFGPVMHFDIQEGKIWIQYNGTEESIAERLVNMGVPSSDIVIGFHSSFKRQFTGYAVG; encoded by the coding sequence ATGGATAAAGTAGAACACTATCGACAATTTGTCAAACAAATCTTGACAGAACACGCCCAAATTTCTGCCACTACAGATACAGTCAAGACAGAACTAATTTTTGACACCGAACACGACCATTATCAACTTGCTTACGTTGGCTGGCAAGGAAATAAACGGGTGTTTGGCCCTGTGATGCACTTTGACATTCAAGAAGGCAAAATTTGGATTCAATATAACGGTACGGAAGAATCTATTGCTGAACGTCTCGTGAATATGGGCGTACCTTCCAGTGATATAGTCATTGGGTTTCATTCATCTTTTAAACGCCAATTTACTGGGTATGCTGTAGGTTAG
- a CDS encoding CHAD domain-containing protein, which translates to MKLATKPTVQTLGDYAYQAIEKHVKKTLKWEKLVKKDEDPEALHQMRVGMRRLRTAVSRFGLALNFPKPVSDKNIGKIARRLGNLRDLDVLKETLETNYKPHLSSKEQKYLHTAFDALEKQRIHAFSTVQTTLKDEPYKSLKQSLAEWLAAPTYHPLASVAIQQVLPDLLLPEVSSFLLHPGWLMGTQFVESELTICKDWEAEKVEKQLTNQGEELHNLRKQAKRVRYQMELFTDLYGESYMAYIADVKNIQDTLGELQDSEVLTEWLEDIFGSEMKTHLSGLTDLLVENRYKLWQQWQPLQERYLKVESRHGFHLTILHPLELVSDSESETSEQIAE; encoded by the coding sequence ATGAAATTAGCTACGAAGCCTACAGTACAAACTCTTGGTGACTATGCTTACCAAGCAATTGAAAAACACGTTAAGAAAACCTTGAAGTGGGAAAAATTAGTCAAAAAAGATGAAGATCCAGAAGCGCTGCACCAGATGCGGGTAGGGATGCGTCGCTTACGTACTGCCGTTAGTAGGTTTGGACTAGCACTGAATTTTCCTAAGCCAGTTAGTGATAAAAATATCGGTAAAATAGCTCGTCGCCTTGGTAATCTCCGGGATTTAGATGTACTGAAAGAAACACTAGAAACTAATTACAAACCACATTTGTCATCCAAAGAACAGAAATATTTACACACAGCATTCGATGCCTTAGAGAAACAACGGATACATGCATTTTCTACAGTGCAAACAACATTAAAGGATGAACCTTACAAATCTTTAAAACAGTCATTAGCTGAGTGGTTAGCAGCACCAACTTATCACCCATTGGCATCTGTTGCTATTCAACAAGTTCTCCCAGATTTACTGCTACCAGAAGTGAGCAGTTTTTTGCTGCATCCTGGTTGGCTAATGGGTACCCAATTTGTAGAGTCAGAATTGACAATCTGCAAAGACTGGGAAGCAGAAAAGGTAGAAAAACAATTAACTAATCAAGGTGAAGAACTGCACAATTTGCGAAAACAAGCTAAACGTGTAAGATACCAAATGGAGTTATTTACCGACTTATATGGTGAGTCTTACATGGCTTATATTGCAGATGTGAAAAACATCCAAGATACTTTAGGTGAGTTACAAGATAGTGAAGTTTTAACTGAGTGGCTAGAAGATATATTTGGGTCAGAAATGAAGACTCATCTAAGTGGACTGACTGATTTGTTAGTGGAAAATCGTTACAAATTATGGCAGCAATGGCAACCATTGCAAGAGCGATATCTCAAAGTTGAAAGTAGACATGGCTTTCATTTAACAATACTGCACCCCTTAGAATTAGTCTCAGATAGTGAAAGTGAAACTAGCGAGCAGATAGCTGAATAG